From Pseudomonas sp. CCI4.2, one genomic window encodes:
- the rplL gene encoding 50S ribosomal protein L7/L12 gives MSISQDDILNAVAEMSVLQVVELIKAFEEKFGVTAAAGSSGPAAVAAVAEEQTEFNVILTETGDKKVNVIKAVRELTGLGLKEAKAVVDAGAGSLVLEAVSKDAADKAKAALEEAGAKVELK, from the coding sequence ATGTCTATCTCTCAAGACGATATCCTCAACGCCGTAGCTGAAATGTCTGTTCTGCAGGTTGTTGAGCTGATCAAAGCTTTCGAAGAAAAATTCGGCGTTACTGCTGCTGCCGGTTCTTCTGGTCCAGCTGCTGTTGCTGCTGTTGCTGAAGAGCAAACCGAATTCAACGTGATCCTGACTGAAACTGGCGACAAAAAAGTCAACGTGATCAAGGCTGTACGTGAGTTGACAGGTCTGGGCCTGAAAGAAGCCAAAGCAGTAGTTGACGCTGGTGCTGGTTCGTTGGTTCTGGAAGCAGTATCGAAAGACGCTGCTGACAAAGCCAAAGCTGCACTGGAAGAAGCAGGCGCTAAAGTCGAGCTGAAGTAA
- the rpoB gene encoding DNA-directed RNA polymerase subunit beta, whose product MAYSYTEKKRIRKDFSKLPDVMDVPYLLAIQLDSYREFLQAGATKDQFRDVGLHAAFKSVFPIISYSGNAALEYVGYRLGEPAFDVKECVLRGVTYAVPLRVKVRLIIFDKESSNKAIKDIKEQEVYMGEIPLMTENGTFVINGTERVIVSQLHRSPGVFFDHDRGKTHSSGKLLYSARIIPYRGSWLDFEFDPKDCVFVRIDRRRKLPASVLLRALGYTTEQVLDAFYTTNIFHVQGENLNLELIPQRLRGEIAVLDILDDKGKVIVEQGRRITARHVNQMEKAGIKELEVPLDYVLGRTTAKVIVHPATGEIIAECNTELNTEIIAKIAKSQVVRIETLYTNDIDCGPFVSDTLKIDSTSNQLEALVEIYRMMRPGEPPTKDAAETLFNNLFFSPERYDLSAVGRMKFNRRIGRTEIEGSGVLCKEDIVAVLKTLVDIRNGKGIVDDIDHLGNRRVRCVGEMAENQFRVGLVRVERAVKERLSMAESEGLMPQDLINAKPVAAAVKEFFGSSQLSQFMDQNNPLSEITHKRRVSALGPGGLTRERAGFEVRDVHPTHYGRVCPIETPEGPNIGLINSLAAYARTNKYGFLESPYRVVKDALVTDEIVFLSAIEEADHVIAQASATMNETGHLVDELVAVRHLNEFTVKAPEDVTLMDVSPKQVVSVAASLIPFLEHDDANRALMGSNMQRQAVPTLRSDKPLVGTGMERNVARDSGVCVVARRGGVIDSVDASRIVVRVADDEVETGEAGVDIYNLTKYTRSNQNTCINQRPLVSKGDRVERSDIMADGPSTDMGELALGQNMRIAFMAWNGYNFEDSILLSERVVQEDRFTTIHIQELTCVARDTKLGPEEITADIPNVGEAALNKLDEAGIVYVGAEVGAGDILVGKVTPKGETQLTPEEKLLRAIFGEKASDVKDTSLRVPTGTKGTVIDVQVFTRDGVERDARALSIEKTQLDEIRKDLNEEFRIVEGATFERLRSALVGRKAEGGAGLKKGQDITDETLDGLEHGQWFKLRMVEDALNDQLEKAQAYIVDRRRLLDDKFEDKKRKLQQGDDLAPGVLKIVKVYLAIRRRIQPGDKMAGRHGNKGVVSVIMPVEDMPHDANGTPVDIVLNPLGVPSRMNVGQILETHLGLAAKGLGEKINRMLEEQRKVVDLRKFLNEIYNEIGGRQESLEDLSDKEILDLAKNLRGGVPMATPVFDGAKESEIKAMLKLADMPESGQMQLFDGRTGNKFERPVTVGYMYMLKLNHLVDDKMHARSTGSYSLVTQQPLGGKAQFGGQRFGEMEVWALEAYGAAYTLQEMLTVKSDDVNGRTKMYKNIVDGDHRMEPGMPESFNVLIKEIRSLGIDIDLETE is encoded by the coding sequence ATGGCTTACTCATATACTGAGAAAAAACGTATCCGCAAGGACTTTAGCAAGTTGCCGGACGTAATGGATGTGCCGTATCTATTGGCCATCCAGCTGGATTCGTATCGCGAATTCTTGCAAGCGGGAGCGACCAAAGATCAGTTCCGCGACGTCGGTCTGCATGCAGCCTTCAAATCCGTTTTCCCGATCATCAGCTACTCCGGCAATGCTGCGCTGGAGTATGTGGGTTATCGCTTGGGCGAACCGGCATTTGATGTCAAAGAGTGCGTGCTGCGCGGTGTGACTTACGCTGTGCCTTTGCGGGTCAAGGTTCGTTTGATCATTTTCGACAAAGAATCGTCGAACAAAGCGATCAAGGACATCAAAGAGCAAGAAGTCTACATGGGTGAAATCCCACTGATGACTGAAAACGGTACCTTCGTAATCAACGGTACCGAGCGCGTAATCGTTTCCCAGTTGCACCGTTCCCCGGGCGTGTTCTTCGATCACGACCGCGGCAAAACGCACAGCTCCGGTAAACTGCTCTATTCCGCGCGTATTATTCCATACCGTGGTTCGTGGTTGGACTTCGAGTTCGATCCGAAAGACTGCGTGTTTGTTCGTATCGACCGTCGTCGTAAGCTGCCTGCGTCCGTATTGTTGCGCGCACTCGGCTACACGACTGAGCAAGTGCTCGATGCGTTCTACACCACCAACATCTTCCACGTGCAGGGTGAAAACCTGAATCTGGAGCTGATTCCTCAGCGCCTTCGTGGTGAAATTGCGGTATTGGATATTCTGGATGACAAAGGCAAGGTCATTGTCGAGCAAGGCCGACGGATTACCGCTCGCCATGTTAACCAGATGGAAAAAGCCGGGATCAAAGAGCTGGAAGTGCCTCTGGACTATGTCCTGGGTCGTACTACCGCCAAGGTCATCGTGCACCCTGCGACTGGCGAAATCATCGCTGAATGCAACACTGAACTGAACACTGAGATTATTGCAAAAATCGCCAAATCTCAGGTTGTCCGTATCGAAACGTTGTACACCAACGATATCGACTGCGGACCGTTCGTCTCGGATACGCTGAAAATAGACTCCACTAGCAACCAATTGGAAGCGCTGGTCGAAATCTATCGGATGATGCGTCCTGGCGAGCCACCAACAAAAGATGCAGCCGAAACGCTATTCAACAACCTGTTCTTCAGCCCTGAGCGTTACGACCTGTCTGCGGTCGGCCGGATGAAGTTCAACCGTCGTATCGGTCGTACCGAGATCGAAGGTTCGGGCGTGTTGTGCAAAGAAGATATCGTCGCCGTCCTCAAGACTCTGGTTGATATCCGTAACGGCAAAGGTATTGTCGACGACATCGACCACTTGGGTAACCGTCGTGTTCGTTGCGTTGGCGAAATGGCTGAAAACCAGTTCCGTGTAGGTCTGGTGCGTGTAGAGCGTGCAGTTAAAGAGCGCTTGTCGATGGCGGAAAGCGAAGGCTTGATGCCGCAGGACCTGATCAACGCCAAGCCGGTTGCGGCAGCGGTGAAGGAGTTCTTCGGTTCCAGCCAGCTTTCGCAGTTCATGGACCAGAACAACCCGCTGTCAGAGATCACCCACAAGCGTCGTGTTTCAGCGCTCGGCCCCGGCGGTTTGACTCGTGAGCGTGCTGGTTTTGAAGTTCGTGACGTACACCCTACTCACTACGGTCGTGTATGCCCGATTGAAACGCCAGAAGGTCCGAACATCGGCCTGATCAACTCATTGGCGGCCTATGCGCGTACCAACAAGTATGGCTTCCTCGAAAGCCCATACCGTGTTGTTAAAGACGCGCTGGTAACTGACGAGATCGTTTTCCTGTCGGCAATTGAAGAAGCGGATCACGTTATCGCTCAAGCTTCGGCGACAATGAACGAAACCGGTCATCTGGTTGATGAATTGGTTGCGGTACGTCACCTCAACGAATTCACCGTCAAGGCGCCGGAAGACGTCACGTTGATGGACGTTTCGCCGAAGCAGGTAGTTTCGGTTGCAGCCTCGTTGATCCCGTTCCTTGAACACGATGACGCCAACCGTGCGTTGATGGGTTCGAACATGCAGCGCCAAGCAGTACCGACCCTGCGTTCCGATAAGCCGTTGGTCGGCACCGGGATGGAGCGTAACGTTGCTCGTGACTCAGGCGTTTGTGTTGTTGCTCGTCGCGGCGGCGTGATCGATTCGGTAGATGCTAGCCGTATTGTGGTTCGTGTTGCTGATGATGAAGTTGAAACCGGTGAAGCCGGCGTAGACATCTATAACCTGACCAAATACACCCGCTCCAACCAGAACACCTGCATCAACCAGCGCCCGCTGGTGAGCAAGGGTGATCGAGTTGAGCGCAGCGACATCATGGCTGACGGTCCATCCACCGATATGGGTGAGCTGGCACTTGGTCAGAACATGCGCATCGCGTTCATGGCATGGAACGGTTACAACTTCGAAGACTCCATCCTCCTTTCGGAGCGTGTAGTCCAAGAAGACCGTTTCACCACGATCCACATTCAGGAACTGACCTGTGTGGCCCGTGACACCAAGCTTGGGCCTGAGGAAATCACTGCAGACATCCCTAACGTGGGTGAAGCTGCACTGAACAAGCTTGATGAAGCCGGTATTGTCTATGTAGGTGCTGAAGTAGGCGCAGGCGACATCCTGGTTGGTAAAGTCACTCCGAAAGGCGAGACTCAGCTGACCCCGGAAGAGAAACTGTTGCGTGCAATCTTCGGCGAGAAAGCGAGCGACGTTAAGGACACTTCCCTGCGCGTACCTACCGGTACCAAGGGTACTGTTATCGACGTTCAAGTGTTTACTCGTGATGGTGTTGAGCGTGATGCTCGTGCCCTGTCGATCGAGAAGACCCAACTCGATGAAATTCGCAAAGACTTGAACGAAGAGTTCCGCATCGTTGAAGGCGCAACTTTTGAACGTCTGCGTTCCGCTTTGGTTGGCCGTAAGGCTGAAGGCGGCGCAGGTCTGAAGAAAGGTCAGGACATCACCGACGAAACACTCGACGGTCTTGAGCATGGTCAGTGGTTCAAACTGCGCATGGTTGAGGATGCTCTGAACGATCAACTCGAAAAAGCCCAAGCTTATATCGTTGATCGTCGCCGCCTTCTGGACGACAAGTTCGAAGACAAGAAGCGCAAGCTGCAGCAAGGCGATGACCTGGCACCTGGCGTTCTGAAAATCGTTAAGGTTTACTTGGCAATCCGTCGCCGCATCCAGCCGGGCGACAAGATGGCCGGTCGCCACGGTAACAAAGGTGTGGTTTCCGTAATCATGCCAGTTGAAGACATGCCGCACGATGCCAATGGCACCCCGGTAGATATCGTCCTCAACCCGCTGGGCGTACCTTCGCGTATGAACGTCGGTCAGATCCTTGAGACTCACCTTGGCCTTGCAGCTAAAGGTTTGGGCGAGAAGATCAACCGCATGCTGGAAGAGCAGCGTAAAGTTGTAGACCTGCGTAAGTTCTTGAACGAGATCTACAACGAAATCGGCGGTCGCCAAGAAAGTCTGGAAGATCTGTCCGATAAAGAAATTCTGGATCTCGCGAAGAACCTTCGTGGCGGCGTTCCAATGGCTACGCCGGTCTTCGACGGTGCCAAGGAAAGCGAAATCAAGGCCATGCTGAAACTGGCAGATATGCCAGAAAGCGGCCAGATGCAGCTGTTCGACGGTCGTACCGGTAACAAGTTTGAGCGTCCGGTCACTGTTGGCTACATGTACATGCTGAAGCTGAACCACTTGGTGGACGACAAGATGCACGCGCGTTCCACTGGTTCTTACAGCCTGGTCACCCAGCAGCCGCTGGGTGGTAAGGCTCAGTTCGGTGGTCAGCGTTTCGGGGAGATGGAAGTGTGGGCGCTGGAAGCATACGGCGCGGCTTACACTCTGCAAGAAATGCTCACAGTGAAGTCGGACGATGTGAACGGTCGGACCAAGATGTACAAAAACATCGTGGACGGCGATCACCGTATGGAGCCGGGCATGCCCGAGTCTTTCAACGTACTGATCAAAGAAATTCGTTCGCTCGGTATCGATATCGATCTGGAAACCGAATAA